A portion of the Limosilactobacillus reuteri genome contains these proteins:
- a CDS encoding type II toxin-antitoxin system PemK/MazF family toxin, with translation MESYKDLHQGQIIKINLDPTEGHEQSGYRPALVVSNHDFNQLCGGMVKIMPITSNEKYFPLHVKLPKLDNIHGVVELQHERSLDLSFRPFKLVDEVPEDFLTDLLKKNSATY, from the coding sequence ATGGAATCTTATAAAGACTTACATCAAGGGCAAATCATCAAGATTAATCTTGACCCAACTGAAGGACATGAACAAAGTGGATATCGTCCCGCTTTAGTAGTATCAAACCATGATTTTAATCAGCTATGTGGTGGTATGGTAAAAATTATGCCAATCACATCTAACGAGAAGTATTTCCCGTTGCATGTAAAATTACCAAAGCTTGATAACATTCATGGTGTTGTTGAATTGCAACACGAGCGCTCCCTTGATTTAAGCTTTCGACCTTTCAAACTTGTTGACGAAGTTCCAGAGGACTTTTTAACAGATCTTTTAAAAAAGAATTCTGCTACATACTAA
- a CDS encoding AbrB/MazE/SpoVT family DNA-binding domain-containing protein yields MTAQKGVLTLSRWGNSLSIRIPKKVLDVLKLTNDDKVLYQVKDNKIILTPEKKESPLRKMFDGFDAEAYFKNEPKNKEIDWGKPQGKEIF; encoded by the coding sequence GTGACTGCACAAAAAGGAGTTCTTACCCTATCAAGGTGGGGCAATAGTTTATCTATACGAATACCAAAAAAAGTATTAGATGTTCTAAAATTAACTAATGATGATAAAGTTTTATATCAAGTAAAAGATAATAAAATCATTTTGACACCAGAGAAAAAGGAAAGCCCATTAAGAAAAATGTTTGATGGTTTTGATGCAGAAGCATATTTCAAAAATGAGCCTAAAAATAAAGAAATTGACTGGGGTAAGCCACAAGGTAAAGAAATATTTTAA
- a CDS encoding GH25 family lysozyme, with the protein MTRSLVIDVSAYQPQATYYEFWEKWKARGVRGAIIKLSESTYWRNQYGAGQIVAAKHVGLKVSGYHFSRFIGDGNRARLEANTAIATANTMGLEHGSALVLDYEERAGYQSANTLAAIIFCNAVKQAGFIPVFYSYSGMRDLWDYEAIYKATGAKLWIASYPTMAGVTQPDYEYFPAISTHTDAWQFSSNAWGEQIDISVDFTGVFTMEEKVTSGGNLDFVRFDGNKLIISGWFASVQAQGKPYAFAILTNEQGSQEYGRAQVNITSRPDVPKVYPDIPNGVNSGFNASFDYTNQMKGKKLHLIFRYTDDAAGNGNFVDYVSLLDLTKSAANLDNVDTVVFSNKLQVSGWFASDMSLGLGRHFLILYDSAAQHELQRIKYDPASRVDVQQAHPDIFDSELSGFSGQFDYSSDLVGHQLQVIARYSDNEQGEGNHIDYWFDPIKGPTMPVLDGKSETEVLVHEFSATKADNNLISLKFK; encoded by the coding sequence ATGACTAGATCACTAGTAATTGATGTTTCTGCATATCAACCACAAGCTACTTACTATGAGTTTTGGGAGAAATGGAAAGCACGTGGCGTTAGGGGAGCAATTATTAAGCTTTCTGAAAGTACTTATTGGCGTAACCAATATGGTGCCGGACAGATTGTGGCAGCCAAACATGTCGGTCTTAAAGTCAGTGGTTATCACTTTAGCCGTTTTATTGGCGATGGCAACCGTGCACGCTTAGAAGCCAATACGGCTATTGCTACAGCTAATACGATGGGCCTTGAACATGGTAGTGCATTAGTCCTTGATTATGAAGAACGTGCAGGCTACCAATCAGCAAACACTTTAGCAGCAATCATTTTCTGTAATGCGGTTAAACAAGCTGGCTTTATTCCCGTATTCTATTCATATTCGGGGATGCGTGACTTATGGGACTATGAGGCAATTTATAAGGCAACAGGTGCCAAACTTTGGATTGCATCTTATCCGACAATGGCAGGAGTTACTCAGCCAGATTATGAGTACTTCCCAGCTATTAGTACTCATACGGACGCTTGGCAGTTTAGTAGCAATGCCTGGGGCGAACAAATTGATATTAGTGTAGATTTTACGGGAGTGTTTACAATGGAAGAAAAAGTAACAAGTGGTGGGAATTTAGATTTTGTCCGCTTTGATGGTAATAAGTTAATTATTAGTGGTTGGTTTGCCTCTGTGCAAGCACAAGGGAAGCCATATGCGTTTGCTATCTTAACAAATGAGCAGGGGAGCCAAGAGTATGGTCGTGCTCAAGTTAATATTACTAGTCGACCAGATGTTCCTAAAGTTTATCCAGACATTCCAAATGGAGTTAATTCAGGCTTTAATGCAAGCTTTGATTATACTAACCAAATGAAGGGCAAGAAGTTGCATTTGATTTTTCGCTATACAGATGACGCAGCTGGCAATGGAAACTTTGTTGATTATGTATCATTGTTAGACTTAACAAAGAGTGCCGCTAATCTTGATAATGTTGATACGGTAGTCTTTAGTAATAAGCTTCAAGTTAGCGGCTGGTTCGCTTCTGATATGTCATTAGGATTGGGTCGTCATTTCTTGATTCTATACGACAGCGCCGCACAGCATGAATTGCAACGGATTAAGTATGATCCTGCTAGTCGTGTGGATGTTCAACAAGCTCACCCAGATATTTTTGATAGCGAGTTATCTGGATTTAGTGGCCAGTTTGATTATTCTTCTGATTTAGTTGGCCATCAGTTGCAAGTGATTGCTCGTTATTCGGATAATGAGCAAGGTGAGGGGAATCATATTGATTATTGGTTTGACCCAATTAAAGGCCCAACAATGCCAGTGCTAGATGGTAAATCTGAAACAGAAGTATTAGTTCACGAATTTTCGGCAACAAAAGCTGATAACAATTTGATTAGCTTAAAATTTAAATAA
- a CDS encoding phage holin, LLH family, whose translation MKMINDIAYWFISSGTATVLFIFAWKYLKPVLEVKKLHAKTLQEKEVLDVLEKLADTTVTSLVSNQALTGHDKFKEATKIVGGTLADKGFNVNQTTVEHAIQSAYEKSNLTPTNPQSDQIKTGVTVTNVTIPTDKIEDISAGQIKTGVITND comes from the coding sequence ATGAAAATGATTAATGATATTGCATATTGGTTTATTTCTTCGGGCACTGCAACAGTGCTTTTTATTTTTGCTTGGAAATACCTTAAACCGGTTTTAGAGGTTAAAAAACTTCATGCAAAAACGCTTCAAGAAAAAGAAGTATTAGATGTTCTTGAAAAGCTTGCTGATACGACTGTCACAAGTTTAGTAAGTAATCAAGCTTTAACTGGTCACGACAAATTCAAGGAAGCGACTAAGATTGTTGGCGGCACATTGGCTGATAAAGGTTTTAATGTAAACCAAACAACCGTAGAACATGCTATTCAATCAGCTTATGAGAAGAGTAATTTAACGCCGACCAATCCCCAATCTGACCAGATTAAAACCGGTGTAACAGTTACTAATGTAACTATTCCAACAGATAAGATTGAGGATATTTCAGCCGGACAAATTAAGACTGGTGTGATTACAAATGACTAG
- a CDS encoding alpha-amylase, which produces MADFPRIDIWDEPSPFQNSQAYEQKNHNWAVLRNYGNYVSSYLKGITDAWEVRWAAQINKTPQPSEIIDARVDVLGHTYPTLKQHLDAMEVNSVEAEVDTKHYGDRTTSWANLKILDLSQNSTGLSYRLIGSVNASIPQLGYAECFIDDLQTQTA; this is translated from the coding sequence ATGGCTGACTTTCCACGAATAGATATATGGGATGAACCGAGTCCTTTTCAAAACTCACAAGCCTACGAGCAGAAGAACCATAACTGGGCTGTTCTACGAAACTATGGTAATTATGTTAGTTCGTACTTAAAAGGTATTACTGATGCCTGGGAAGTTCGTTGGGCGGCTCAGATTAATAAGACTCCTCAGCCGAGCGAGATTATAGATGCAAGAGTAGATGTCTTGGGGCATACGTATCCAACATTAAAGCAGCACCTTGATGCAATGGAAGTTAATTCAGTTGAAGCTGAAGTAGATACCAAGCATTACGGAGATCGAACGACTTCTTGGGCCAACTTGAAGATCCTTGACTTGTCACAAAACAGTACTGGCTTGTCTTATCGATTAATCGGTTCTGTTAATGCTTCAATTCCACAATTGGGATATGCTGAATGTTTTATTGATGATCTGCAAACACAAACAGCTTAG